A stretch of Gossypium hirsutum isolate 1008001.06 chromosome A06, Gossypium_hirsutum_v2.1, whole genome shotgun sequence DNA encodes these proteins:
- the LOC107961991 gene encoding pentatricopeptide repeat-containing protein At1g11710, mitochondrial isoform X2: MVFCSFLSKRSCFFHRGLHLDGACRVGGIELALKLVEKMGVMSENFVSPNTVTYNSIINGFCKLGKVAFAEEVLNDMIKAGVKPDVRSYAAMIDGYARGGCLEEALRLCDEMVERGLMPNTVVYNSILHWLYSEGDIGGSSLVLSDMIDKHVFPDQFTYSTLIQGLCRNGYMMQAFKFHCQIMEKNVIEDTFSHNILINYLCKSNDLSGAMQLVGSMFIHGLIPDLVTYGALIDGYCKEGKLGSAVWVYEKMKVEKKPNLVIYNSILNGLCKDMSMDAARWMIDSLKSLGLPDAVTYNTLINGYCSCGNMDEAFSLLMEMRKVGRFVNTVTYNTLINFLCKCGCIQQAKELTKRMVLDGLIPDFITYTMLITCSAKNCSADEVIELHDSMVLNGVVPSRQTYQAIVRPLLGEENEETRV; the protein is encoded by the exons ATGGTTTTTTGCTCTTTTTTGTCCAAAAGAAGTTGCTTTTTCCACCGAGGATTGCATTTAG ATGGAGCTTGTAGGGTGGGTGGCATAGAGCTTGCTTTGAAGCTAGTTGAAAAGATGGGAGTAATGTCAGAGAACTTTGTTTCGCCCAACACCGTAACTTATAATTCTATCATTAACGGGTTTTGCAAATTAGGGAAAGTTGCGTTTGCAGAAGAGGTCCTTAATGATATGATTAAGGCAGGTGTCAAGCCTGATGTAAGGTCTTATGCAGCAATGATAGATGGTTATGCACGAGGAGGGTGTTTGGAGGAGGCATTAAGATTGTGTGATGAAATGGTGGAAAGGGGCTTGATGCCTAATACAGTTGTTTATAATTCAATCCTCCATTGGCTTTACTCAGAAGGTGATATTGGGGGATCTTCTTTAGTATTATCGGACATGATTGACAAGCATGTATTCCCTGATCAATTCACCTACTCTACTCTTATACAGGGGCTTTGCAGAAATGGATATATGATGCAAGCTTTTAAATTTCATTGCCAGATTATGGAAAAGAATGTTATTGAAGACACATTCTCACACAATATTCTCATCAATTACCTTTGTAAAAGCAATGATTTATCAGGAGCCATGCAACTTGTGGGTAGCATGTTCATCCATGGTTTAATTCCTGACTTGGTCACGTATGGTGCTTTAATTGATGGGTATTGCAAGGAAGGGAAACTAGGAAGTGCTGTTTGGGTCTACGAAAAGATGAAGGTGGAGAAAAAGCCCAACTTAGTGATATATAACTCTATTCTTAATGGATTGTGCAAGGATATGTCAATGGATGCTGCAAGATGGATGATAGATTCATTAAAGAGTCTGGGTTTACCTGATGCTGTAACATATAATACTCTCATTAACGGTTATTGCAGCTGTGGTAATATGGACGAGGCATTTTCTCTGTTAATGGAGATGCGAAAGGTAGGGAGGTTTGTAAACACAGTAACTTACAATACATTGATAAACTTTCTTTGCAAGTGTGGGTGCATTCAACAAGCAAAAGAACTAACGAAGAGAATGGTTCTAGATGGCCTGATTCCTGATTTTATAACATACACGATGCTCATTACATGTTCTGCTAAGAATTGTAGCGCAGATGAAGTTATTGAATTGCATGACTCCATGGTGCTTAACGGAGTGGTTCCTTCCCGACAGACATATCAAGCTATTGTCAGACCCCTCCTTGGGGAAGAAAATGAGGAGACAAgagtttag
- the LOC107961991 gene encoding pentatricopeptide repeat-containing protein At1g11710, mitochondrial isoform X1, whose product MEKLIYVNGMIPMEVLDGLLDSYEICKSCPAVFDALVRACTRCGATEGAYLVIKKLRMEGRLVTIHAWNNFLSQLLKLNEIVRFWNMYKEMISYGYIENVNTFNLVVYALCKECKLLEAISTFYRMLKSGILPNIVTFNMIIDGACRVGGIELALKLVEKMGVMSENFVSPNTVTYNSIINGFCKLGKVAFAEEVLNDMIKAGVKPDVRSYAAMIDGYARGGCLEEALRLCDEMVERGLMPNTVVYNSILHWLYSEGDIGGSSLVLSDMIDKHVFPDQFTYSTLIQGLCRNGYMMQAFKFHCQIMEKNVIEDTFSHNILINYLCKSNDLSGAMQLVGSMFIHGLIPDLVTYGALIDGYCKEGKLGSAVWVYEKMKVEKKPNLVIYNSILNGLCKDMSMDAARWMIDSLKSLGLPDAVTYNTLINGYCSCGNMDEAFSLLMEMRKVGRFVNTVTYNTLINFLCKCGCIQQAKELTKRMVLDGLIPDFITYTMLITCSAKNCSADEVIELHDSMVLNGVVPSRQTYQAIVRPLLGEENEETRV is encoded by the coding sequence ATGGagaaattaatatatgtaaatgGAATGATCCCAATGGAAGTTTTGGATGGTTTGTTGGATAGTTATGAAATTTGTAAGTCATGTCCAGCCGTCTTTGATGCATTGGTTAGAGCTTGCACTCGATGTGGTGCAACCGAAGGTGCTTACTTAGTCATTAAGAAGTTGAGAATGGAGGGTCGTCTTGTTACTATTCATGCTTGGAATAATTTTTTGAGTCAACTATTGAAGTTAAATGAAATTGTTAGATTTTGGAACATGTATAAGGAAATGATTTCTTACGGGTATATTGAGAATGTGAATACTTTTAACTTGGTTGTATATGCTCTTTGTAAGGAATGTAAATTGCTAGAAGCTATTTCGACATTTTATCGGATGTTGAAGAGTGGGATCCTGCCTAATATTGTTACTTTCAACATGATAATAGATGGAGCTTGTAGGGTGGGTGGCATAGAGCTTGCTTTGAAGCTAGTTGAAAAGATGGGAGTAATGTCAGAGAACTTTGTTTCGCCCAACACCGTAACTTATAATTCTATCATTAACGGGTTTTGCAAATTAGGGAAAGTTGCGTTTGCAGAAGAGGTCCTTAATGATATGATTAAGGCAGGTGTCAAGCCTGATGTAAGGTCTTATGCAGCAATGATAGATGGTTATGCACGAGGAGGGTGTTTGGAGGAGGCATTAAGATTGTGTGATGAAATGGTGGAAAGGGGCTTGATGCCTAATACAGTTGTTTATAATTCAATCCTCCATTGGCTTTACTCAGAAGGTGATATTGGGGGATCTTCTTTAGTATTATCGGACATGATTGACAAGCATGTATTCCCTGATCAATTCACCTACTCTACTCTTATACAGGGGCTTTGCAGAAATGGATATATGATGCAAGCTTTTAAATTTCATTGCCAGATTATGGAAAAGAATGTTATTGAAGACACATTCTCACACAATATTCTCATCAATTACCTTTGTAAAAGCAATGATTTATCAGGAGCCATGCAACTTGTGGGTAGCATGTTCATCCATGGTTTAATTCCTGACTTGGTCACGTATGGTGCTTTAATTGATGGGTATTGCAAGGAAGGGAAACTAGGAAGTGCTGTTTGGGTCTACGAAAAGATGAAGGTGGAGAAAAAGCCCAACTTAGTGATATATAACTCTATTCTTAATGGATTGTGCAAGGATATGTCAATGGATGCTGCAAGATGGATGATAGATTCATTAAAGAGTCTGGGTTTACCTGATGCTGTAACATATAATACTCTCATTAACGGTTATTGCAGCTGTGGTAATATGGACGAGGCATTTTCTCTGTTAATGGAGATGCGAAAGGTAGGGAGGTTTGTAAACACAGTAACTTACAATACATTGATAAACTTTCTTTGCAAGTGTGGGTGCATTCAACAAGCAAAAGAACTAACGAAGAGAATGGTTCTAGATGGCCTGATTCCTGATTTTATAACATACACGATGCTCATTACATGTTCTGCTAAGAATTGTAGCGCAGATGAAGTTATTGAATTGCATGACTCCATGGTGCTTAACGGAGTGGTTCCTTCCCGACAGACATATCAAGCTATTGTCAGACCCCTCCTTGGGGAAGAAAATGAGGAGACAAgagtttag
- the LOC107961992 gene encoding ATP synthase gamma chain, chloroplastic: MSCSNLTMWVSSKPSLSDTSSLSFRSFISPFQLPSQSSTPGNPSRSSSVTPVHCGLRELRDRIDSVKNTQKITEAMKLVAAAKVRRAQEAVVNGRPFSESLVEVLYNINEQLQTEDIDAPLTNVRPVKKVALVVVTGDRGLCGGFNNAILKKAEARIAELKQLGLDYTIISVGKKGNSYFIRRPYIPVDRFLDGSSLPTAKEAQAIADDVFSLFVSEEVDKVELLYTKFVSLVKSDPVIHTLLPLSPKGEICDVNGVCVDAAEDEFFRLTTREGKLTVEREVMRTETADFSPILQFEQDPVQILDALLPLYLNSQVLRALQESLASELAARMSAMSNATDNAQELKKTLSIVYNRQRQAKITGEILEIVAGANALA; encoded by the coding sequence ATGTCTTGCTCAAATCTGACAATGTGGGTGTCCTCAAAACCCTCTCTTTCTGACACTTCTTCACTCTCTTTCCGTTCTTTCATCAGCCCTTTTCAGCTCCCGTCTCAGAGCTCAACCCCCGGTAACCCTTCCAGGTCCTCATCTGTAACCCCAGTTCACTGTGGTCTTCGTGAGCTTAGAGACCGTATTGATTCAGTAAAGAACACGCAGAAGATCACTGAAGCTATGAAACTTGTGGCTGCTGCTAAAGTTAGGAGAGCACAAGAAGCTGTTGTCAATGGCAGACCTTTCTCTGAGTCCCTGGTTGAAGTTCTTTACAACATCAATGAACAGCTCCAGACTGAAGACATAGATGCTCCTCTCACAAACGTCAGGCCTGTCAAAAAAGTTGCTTTGGTTGTTGTTACTGGTGATCGTGGTCTCTGTGGAGGTTTCAACAATGCTATCCTCAAGAAAGCTGAAGCTAGAATTGCAGAATTGAAGCAGCTTGGACTTGATTATACAATAATCAGTGTGGGGAAAAAGGGTAATTCATATTTCATCCGCAGGCCTTACATCCCAGTGGACAGATTCCTAGATGGTAGCTCACTCCCTACAGCTAAAGAAGCTCAGGCAATTGCTGATGATGTTTTTTCACTCTTTGTTAGTGAAGAAGTCGATAAAGTGGAGCTTTTGTACACCAAATTCGTATCCTTGGTTAAGTCTGATCCTGTGATTCATACTTTGCTTCCACTTTCACCAAAGGGTGAAATCTGTGATGTAAATGGTGTTTGTGTTGATGCTGCTGAGGATGAGTTCTTCAGATTGACAACCAGGGAAGGGAAACTGACGGTGGAGAGAGAAGTTATGAGGACTGAGACAGCTGATTTCTCTCCCATTTTGCAGTTTGAGCAGGACCCAGTTCAGATTCTTGATGCTTTGTTGCCTCTTTATCTCAACAGCCAGGTTCTGAGGGCTTTGCAGGAATCACTAGCCAGTGAGCTTGCAGCTAGGATGAGTGCCATGAGCAATGCTACTGATAATGCCCAGGAACTGAAAAAGACCTTGTCTATTGTCTACAACCGGCAGCGTCAAGCGAAAATCACCGGAGAGATATTGGAGATTGTTGCTGGTGCCAATGCTTTGGCTTAA